One part of the Geothrix edaphica genome encodes these proteins:
- the accC gene encoding acetyl-CoA carboxylase biotin carboxylase subunit: MAAAIKRKASPAAVASDAPPFKKVLIANRGEIALRVILACKEMGIQTVAVYSEADRNALHVRFADEEVCIGPAPSSKSYLNIPQVIAAAEVTGAEAIHPGYGFLSENAHFVEVCQACGITFIGPSPEIIRKMGNKAQAKATMLEAGVPLMPGSDGIIETVEEALVVAEQIGYPVIVKASAGGGGRGMRICNNAEELPDLYNTARSEAKGAFGDDSVYMEKYLLEPRHIEVQIMGDLFGNVVHLGERECSIQRRHQKLIEESPSAVLDPALRQRICDTAVKAARAVGYYNAGTIEFLLDKRGDFFFMEMNTRVQVEHPVTELVTGIDIVKEQLRIAAGQKLSFRQEDVVQKGHAIECRINAEDPFKFTPCPGRITALHFPGGPGIRVDTAMHQDAVIPPHYDSMVAKLIAYGANRTEAIARMRRALDTLVIEGIKTTAPLHRRIMDHPDFIAGTFSTKWMEGFLEELKRDPSGDPR, translated from the coding sequence ATGGCCGCAGCCATCAAGCGCAAAGCCTCCCCCGCCGCGGTCGCCTCCGACGCCCCGCCCTTCAAGAAGGTGCTCATCGCCAATCGCGGTGAGATCGCGCTCCGCGTGATCCTGGCCTGCAAGGAGATGGGGATCCAGACCGTGGCCGTCTATTCCGAGGCCGACCGCAACGCCCTCCACGTGCGCTTCGCCGACGAAGAGGTGTGCATCGGCCCCGCGCCGTCATCCAAGTCGTACCTCAACATCCCCCAGGTCATCGCCGCTGCGGAAGTCACGGGAGCGGAGGCCATCCACCCCGGCTACGGCTTCCTCAGCGAGAACGCGCACTTCGTGGAAGTCTGCCAGGCCTGCGGCATCACCTTCATCGGGCCCAGCCCCGAGATCATCCGCAAGATGGGCAACAAGGCCCAGGCCAAGGCCACCATGCTGGAAGCGGGCGTGCCGCTCATGCCCGGCAGCGACGGCATCATCGAAACGGTCGAAGAGGCCCTGGTGGTGGCGGAGCAGATCGGCTATCCCGTCATCGTCAAGGCCAGCGCCGGCGGCGGTGGGCGCGGGATGCGCATCTGCAACAACGCCGAGGAGCTGCCAGATCTCTACAACACGGCCCGCAGCGAGGCCAAGGGCGCCTTTGGCGACGACAGCGTCTACATGGAGAAGTACCTCCTCGAGCCGCGCCACATCGAAGTCCAGATCATGGGCGACCTCTTCGGCAACGTGGTGCACCTGGGCGAGCGCGAGTGCTCCATCCAGCGCCGCCACCAGAAGCTCATCGAGGAGAGCCCCAGCGCCGTCCTCGACCCCGCCCTGCGCCAGCGCATCTGCGACACCGCCGTGAAGGCCGCCCGGGCCGTGGGCTACTACAACGCCGGCACCATCGAGTTCCTCCTCGACAAGCGCGGCGACTTCTTCTTCATGGAGATGAACACCCGCGTCCAGGTGGAGCACCCCGTCACCGAGCTGGTCACGGGCATCGACATCGTGAAGGAACAGCTCCGCATCGCGGCCGGCCAGAAGCTGAGCTTCCGCCAGGAGGACGTGGTCCAGAAGGGCCATGCCATCGAGTGCCGCATCAACGCCGAGGATCCCTTCAAGTTCACGCCCTGCCCCGGCCGCATCACGGCCCTGCACTTCCCCGGCGGCCCCGGCATCCGCGTGGACACCGCCATGCACCAGGACGCGGTCATCCCGCCCCACTACGACTCCATGGTGGCGAAGCTCATCGCCTACGGCGCCAACCGCACGGAAGCCATCGCCCGCATGCGCCGCGCCCTGGACACCCTGGTGATCGAAGGCATCAAGACCACGGCCCCGCTCCACCGCCGCATCATGGACCACCCCGACTTCATCGCCGGCACCTTCTCCACCAAGTGGATGGAGGGCTTCCTCGAAGAGCTGAAGCGGGATCCGTCCGGGGATCCGCGTTGA
- the accB gene encoding acetyl-CoA carboxylase biotin carboxyl carrier protein, which produces MSTSRKKSAAPKKPAPAPKGAAAPKAATKTAAPRATPGTSLGLDEIKALIALVGREPFQEFEFEAGDMRFRIRKDGPAPVVHAAPVMVAAPAIQPSFAAAAIPAAAAAVPADEPGIHYVTSPIVGTFYRASNPTAAPYASPGDFVKPGQTLCIVEAMKLMNEIECDVAGEIVKVLVENGTPVEYGERLFAVRIG; this is translated from the coding sequence ATGAGCACCTCCCGCAAGAAGTCCGCTGCCCCAAAGAAACCCGCCCCGGCCCCCAAGGGCGCCGCCGCACCCAAGGCCGCCACCAAGACCGCGGCCCCCCGCGCCACGCCGGGCACCTCCCTGGGCCTGGACGAGATCAAGGCCCTCATCGCCCTGGTGGGCCGCGAGCCCTTCCAGGAGTTCGAGTTCGAGGCCGGCGACATGCGCTTCCGCATCCGCAAGGATGGCCCGGCCCCCGTGGTGCATGCCGCCCCCGTGATGGTGGCCGCCCCCGCCATCCAGCCATCCTTCGCTGCCGCCGCGATCCCCGCCGCCGCAGCCGCCGTTCCCGCGGACGAGCCGGGCATCCACTATGTCACCAGCCCCATCGTCGGGACCTTCTACCGGGCCTCCAATCCCACGGCGGCCCCCTACGCCTCCCCCGGCGACTTCGTTAAGCCCGGCCAGACCCTCTGCATCGTCGAGGCCATGAAGCTCATGAACGAGATCGAGTGCGACGTGGCCGGCGAGATCGTGAAGGTCCTGGTGGAGAACGGCACCCCCGTCGAATACGGCGAGCGCCTCTTCGCGGTCCGGATCGGCTAG
- the nusB gene encoding transcription antitermination factor NusB, translating to MGVRRRGREYALQMLYAMDLTGYTPDQVFAGFYAIQDLNRDAFYYARRLVDGVHGHMEEIDEVLTKYAEHWKIHRMAAVDRNLLRLGLFELMYVKEVPFPIVINEALEIVKEFSDQEGTQFLNGILDAARKEFRPEETGPRLRKKAVAADPPEES from the coding sequence ATGGGAGTTCGCCGCCGGGGGCGCGAGTACGCCCTTCAAATGTTGTACGCCATGGACCTTACCGGCTACACGCCGGACCAGGTCTTTGCGGGGTTCTATGCCATCCAGGACCTGAACCGGGATGCCTTCTACTACGCCCGCCGGCTGGTGGACGGCGTGCACGGCCACATGGAAGAGATCGACGAGGTGCTGACGAAGTACGCCGAGCACTGGAAGATCCACCGCATGGCCGCCGTGGACCGCAACCTGCTGCGGCTGGGGCTCTTCGAGCTGATGTACGTGAAGGAGGTACCCTTTCCCATCGTCATCAACGAGGCCCTGGAGATCGTGAAGGAATTCAGCGACCAGGAAGGCACGCAATTCCTCAACGGCATCCTCGACGCGGCCCGCAAAGAGTTCCGCCCCGAAGAAACCGGCCCCCGGCTCCGCAAGAAGGCCGTGGCCGCAGACCCCCCGGAAGAATCGTGA
- the ribH gene encoding 6,7-dimethyl-8-ribityllumazine synthase: MGIFEGHIRVHDGDRFALVASRWNDFIVDRLIEGAKDCILRHGGHEEQMDLIRVPGSFELPQAAKLAAQSGRYAGVIVLGSVIRGGTPHFDMIAAEVTKGAAQVALDTGLPLSFGVLTTDSVEQAIDRAGAKMGNKGWEAAQSVLEMADLAHTLKAGTKGRK; the protein is encoded by the coding sequence ATGGGGATCTTTGAGGGCCACATCCGCGTCCACGACGGCGATCGCTTCGCGCTGGTGGCCTCGCGCTGGAACGATTTCATCGTCGACCGCCTCATCGAGGGCGCGAAGGACTGCATCCTCCGCCACGGCGGTCACGAGGAACAGATGGACCTCATCCGCGTCCCGGGGAGCTTCGAGCTGCCCCAGGCGGCCAAGCTGGCGGCTCAGAGCGGCCGCTATGCCGGCGTCATCGTGCTGGGCTCGGTGATCCGGGGGGGCACACCCCACTTCGACATGATCGCCGCCGAGGTCACCAAGGGCGCGGCCCAGGTGGCCCTGGATACCGGTCTGCCGCTCTCCTTCGGCGTGCTGACCACGGACAGCGTGGAACAGGCCATCGACCGGGCCGGCGCCAAGATGGGCAACAAGGGCTGGGAGGCCGCCCAGAGCGTCCTCGAGATGGCCGATCTCGCCCACACCCTCAAGGCCGGGACGAAGGGACGCAAGTAG
- the murJ gene encoding murein biosynthesis integral membrane protein MurJ, with translation MSDPTPARPSLLRSAGVVGFMTLLSRLTGLLQTFFLSHVLGAGAAADAYAVAFRLPNMLRRFTAEGTMTAAFLPTLAEAEATEGQTAVKAVAARFLGTLLALLLAGVVLVLLFMGPLAGLLMMGRPESQGELTTLLGRIMFPYLALVSLTAGFTGLLNLRHRFALAASVSVFWNLAFIAFGWTALRVLEQKGRLPLETVAVICAIAVLAGGVLQLLVVLPAVRQEGFSLSFGLHFRDPWVAKALKRMGPGLLAAGIYPINALISAMLASLLPNGAQMVLYNSGMMGEMVLGLFAMSLATASLPTLSRQAGAQDWPGMNRSLTQSISASALLVLPASVGLAVLARPICALLFRTGAYTPAASDWTALTLVFQSVGLVFVAAQRLGNQALYALKDYRGPAALAGGTLLLNVALSLALLKPLGTGGLALANGLASLAGLMGLLLRLRPRLPGLDLRPLLSATARVLGACALMGVLAWGGARFLALDAPHAFTRALLAFRLLPLVALCALVYGGTAAGLGHPEAKALAKKIQQKLRL, from the coding sequence GTGAGCGACCCCACCCCCGCCCGCCCCAGCCTGCTCCGCTCCGCGGGGGTCGTGGGCTTCATGACCCTGCTGAGCCGGCTCACGGGCCTGCTCCAGACCTTCTTCCTCAGCCACGTGCTGGGCGCGGGGGCGGCGGCCGACGCCTATGCCGTCGCTTTCCGGCTGCCCAACATGCTGCGCCGGTTCACCGCCGAAGGCACCATGACCGCCGCCTTCCTGCCGACCCTGGCGGAGGCGGAGGCCACCGAGGGCCAGACCGCCGTGAAGGCCGTGGCGGCACGCTTCCTCGGCACCCTGCTGGCCCTGCTGTTGGCGGGGGTCGTCCTGGTGCTGCTGTTCATGGGGCCCCTGGCGGGACTGCTGATGATGGGGCGCCCGGAATCCCAGGGCGAGCTCACGACCCTGCTGGGCCGCATCATGTTCCCCTACCTGGCCCTGGTGAGCCTCACGGCGGGCTTCACCGGCCTGCTCAACCTGCGCCACCGCTTCGCCCTGGCCGCCTCCGTCTCCGTGTTCTGGAACCTGGCCTTCATCGCCTTCGGGTGGACCGCGCTGCGGGTGCTGGAGCAGAAGGGGCGCCTCCCCCTCGAGACCGTGGCCGTGATCTGTGCCATCGCCGTCCTGGCGGGCGGCGTCCTCCAGCTCCTGGTGGTGCTGCCTGCGGTGCGGCAGGAGGGTTTCAGCCTCTCCTTCGGCCTGCACTTCCGGGATCCCTGGGTGGCGAAGGCCCTCAAGCGCATGGGTCCGGGCCTGCTGGCGGCGGGCATCTACCCCATCAACGCCCTCATCAGCGCCATGCTGGCCTCCCTGCTGCCCAACGGCGCCCAGATGGTGCTCTACAACAGCGGAATGATGGGCGAGATGGTGCTCGGGCTCTTCGCCATGAGCCTCGCCACCGCCAGCCTGCCCACGCTCTCGCGTCAGGCGGGCGCCCAGGACTGGCCGGGGATGAACCGCAGCCTCACCCAGTCCATCTCCGCCTCGGCCCTGCTGGTGCTGCCGGCCTCCGTGGGGCTGGCCGTGCTGGCGCGGCCCATCTGCGCCCTGCTCTTCCGCACCGGCGCCTATACGCCCGCCGCCTCGGACTGGACGGCCCTCACCCTGGTGTTCCAGTCCGTGGGGCTGGTCTTCGTGGCGGCCCAGCGGCTGGGCAACCAGGCCCTCTACGCCCTCAAGGACTACCGCGGCCCTGCGGCCTTGGCCGGCGGCACCCTGCTGCTGAATGTGGCCCTCAGCCTCGCCCTGCTCAAGCCCCTGGGCACCGGCGGCCTGGCCCTGGCCAACGGCCTCGCCAGCCTCGCGGGCCTCATGGGCCTGCTGCTGCGCCTGCGCCCCCGCCTGCCGGGCCTGGACCTGCGCCCGCTCCTGAGCGCCACCGCCCGCGTCCTGGGGGCCTGCGCCCTCATGGGCGTGCTGGCCTGGGGCGGCGCCCGGTTCCTCGCCCTGGACGCACCCCACGCCTTCACCCGGGCCCTGCTCGCCTTCCGCCTGCTCCCCCTGGTGGCCCTGTGCGCGCTGGTCTACGGCGGGACCGCCGCGGGGCTCGGACATCCCGAAGCGAAGGCATTGGCCAAGAAGATCCAGCAGAAACTGCGGCTATAA